In Patescibacteria group bacterium, one DNA window encodes the following:
- a CDS encoding ATP-dependent DNA helicase RecQ, translating into MPDLDELLKFHYGFVSFRPGQEEIVASILAGRDTLALMPTGGGKSLCFQLPALALPGTTVVISPLIALMKDQVDALNVRGIAASFINSSLPDDEIERRTQEVLAGKTKLLYVAPERLTTGFIEMLKKVFVSLVAIDEAHCVSAWGHDFRPDYLEIQKHISCLPQRPILAAFTATATPEVKADIIKRLGLKDPQTFVRGFDRPNLRFFTRAYLSDFERDEEVVRLARSMKGSGIVYCGTRDKTEELAWYLQEHGIKALPYHAGMDSEERTRVQEKFMRDEVPVITATIAFGMGVDKPDVRFVIHAHMPASLENYYQEAGRAGRDGEIAYCVLLHSRKDSALHEFFIGKNYEESLERGKPLQEATVVRVIKYEKLKKIQEYSTARACRRKIILDYFGGGSSLQKDHCQGCDHCLGNQLLSFPRP; encoded by the coding sequence ATGCCTGACCTTGATGAACTCTTGAAATTCCATTACGGCTTTGTCTCTTTCCGTCCCGGGCAGGAGGAGATTGTCGCAAGTATTCTTGCGGGACGCGATACGCTCGCGCTCATGCCCACCGGAGGGGGGAAGTCCTTGTGTTTCCAACTGCCCGCGCTCGCGCTTCCCGGCACGACCGTGGTGATCTCGCCCTTGATTGCGCTCATGAAGGATCAGGTGGATGCGCTGAACGTCAGGGGGATCGCGGCAAGTTTTATTAACTCATCCCTGCCGGATGACGAAATTGAACGGCGCACACAAGAGGTGTTAGCGGGAAAGACTAAGCTCCTCTACGTTGCCCCGGAGCGTCTGACCACCGGCTTTATTGAGATGTTGAAGAAAGTTTTCGTTTCCCTCGTCGCCATAGATGAGGCGCATTGCGTGTCCGCGTGGGGGCACGATTTCCGGCCGGATTATCTCGAAATTCAGAAACACATTTCCTGCCTCCCACAGCGTCCCATCCTCGCCGCCTTTACCGCGACCGCCACGCCCGAGGTGAAAGCGGACATCATCAAGCGGTTGGGGCTCAAGGATCCCCAAACGTTCGTGCGGGGGTTTGACCGCCCCAACCTCCGGTTCTTCACCCGTGCGTATCTCTCCGATTTTGAGCGGGATGAAGAAGTAGTGCGGCTCGCGCGTTCTATGAAAGGTTCCGGCATCGTGTACTGCGGCACGCGAGACAAGACTGAGGAACTCGCATGGTATCTTCAAGAACACGGGATTAAGGCGCTTCCGTATCATGCAGGCATGGATTCAGAGGAGAGGACACGCGTACAAGAGAAATTCATGCGGGACGAAGTGCCCGTAATCACTGCGACCATTGCCTTTGGCATGGGGGTGGACAAGCCCGATGTCCGTTTTGTCATCCACGCGCATATGCCTGCCTCTCTGGAGAATTACTACCAGGAAGCGGGACGCGCAGGAAGGGACGGCGAGATTGCGTACTGTGTGCTTCTGCATAGCAGGAAAGACAGCGCGCTCCACGAATTCTTCATTGGGAAGAATTATGAGGAATCATTGGAGCGGGGGAAGCCCTTGCAAGAGGCAACCGTCGTGCGCGTGATTAAATATGAGAAACTTAAGAAAATTCAGGAATATTCCACCGCCCGCGCCTGTCGCCGTAAGATCATCCTTGATTATTTCGGTGGCGGCTCTTCTCTTCAGAAGGACCATTGCCAAGGGTGCGATCATTGTTTAGGTAATCAACTCCTTTCTTTCCCGCGACCATGA
- a CDS encoding thioredoxin family protein encodes MKIQVMGTGCPTCKMLLERTKEAVTLLGVSAEIEYITDVERIVARGIMHSPVLVIDEKSVLAGSLPSLEKIKELIQQAG; translated from the coding sequence ATGAAGATACAAGTTATGGGCACAGGATGCCCTACGTGTAAAATGCTCTTAGAGCGAACAAAAGAAGCAGTAACATTGTTGGGGGTATCTGCAGAGATTGAATATATCACGGATGTGGAAAGGATTGTGGCTAGGGGGATTATGCACAGTCCGGTTCTCGTCATTGACGAGAAGTCTGTGTTGGCCGGGAGTCTGCCCTCTTTAGAGAAAATAAAGGAACTCATTCAGCAGGCAGGATAG
- a CDS encoding DUF4153 domain-containing protein: MANNAPTEHPESLNRDLALRLILCAGLAIFWVVFLWNFWSKGVYALGFNAFIFLVLFLGLFVWVLRKEGHFGKNDLAWLIPFTLIVLSFALYDNPFLKIFSLMVLPAGFAIFYNQAFLPDKESKYWDIEYVLRIISRFFSFLLQIGKSATLYLNLIVPTGSAKKRIAVRVTAGLVLFLVIALTVFIPLLSSADAVFAERMKGIYDWFKEIISVPFMYKLLVGIALSILFSSVLAAWSGPFDYGKKEKQDKPIDSIVAGIVLGGILCLYALFLWVQVKRLWVGDLPFDFKETEHLVKSGFWQLLFLSVINILIYFFAYRKTSPIVQKILAAFTAASLLLLVSAGYRMGLYVTYYGFSYEKFFAAYTVLYCAIVFVWLITRLFIAQRSNILKFLVVLFIWMYAAVTVLPVEQFILRANVALSGIENSRIRLYELTMLSPDVLSLVKRYEQQGALKEKADYLEREGKNKSEEAFDWTPWIERQEKRVAEKVWYEMNIMNLMTRR; the protein is encoded by the coding sequence ATGGCAAATAATGCTCCCACGGAACACCCGGAGAGTTTAAACAGGGATTTGGCCCTTAGGCTTATTTTGTGCGCTGGTTTGGCGATTTTTTGGGTTGTCTTCCTGTGGAATTTCTGGAGCAAAGGAGTGTATGCGCTGGGATTCAATGCCTTTATTTTTCTGGTTTTATTTCTTGGGTTATTCGTGTGGGTCTTGCGCAAAGAAGGGCATTTTGGAAAGAATGATCTCGCGTGGCTCATACCGTTCACACTTATCGTCCTGAGTTTCGCGCTCTACGATAATCCTTTTCTAAAAATATTCAGTCTCATGGTTCTGCCGGCGGGGTTTGCGATTTTTTACAATCAGGCGTTTTTGCCTGATAAAGAGTCAAAGTACTGGGATATCGAGTATGTGCTAAGGATAATTAGCCGATTTTTCTCATTCCTCTTGCAGATTGGCAAGTCCGCCACACTCTATCTGAATCTTATTGTACCGACCGGATCGGCAAAGAAGCGGATTGCGGTAAGAGTAACAGCCGGCCTAGTCTTGTTTTTGGTCATCGCGCTCACTGTCTTCATTCCGCTTCTCTCCTCTGCCGATGCTGTGTTCGCCGAACGCATGAAAGGCATCTATGATTGGTTCAAAGAAATTATCTCTGTGCCATTCATGTACAAGCTGCTGGTGGGCATTGCTTTATCAATCCTATTCTCATCAGTGCTCGCGGCGTGGAGCGGGCCGTTTGATTACGGCAAAAAAGAGAAACAGGACAAGCCGATCGACTCGATTGTCGCAGGGATCGTGCTCGGCGGCATCCTCTGCCTGTATGCGCTTTTTCTCTGGGTGCAGGTGAAGCGTTTGTGGGTGGGAGACCTCCCCTTTGATTTCAAGGAAACCGAGCATTTGGTGAAAAGCGGTTTTTGGCAGCTGCTGTTTTTGTCCGTGATCAATATATTGATTTATTTCTTCGCATACAGAAAAACCAGCCCCATAGTGCAAAAGATTCTGGCGGCTTTTACTGCCGCGTCATTGCTGTTGCTAGTTTCCGCAGGCTATCGCATGGGGCTCTATGTCACCTATTACGGGTTCAGCTACGAAAAATTTTTTGCCGCCTACACGGTGCTCTATTGTGCGATAGTCTTTGTGTGGCTCATCACGCGCTTGTTTATCGCGCAGCGCTCCAATATCCTCAAATTTTTGGTAGTGCTCTTTATTTGGATGTATGCCGCGGTGACGGTGTTACCCGTTGAACAATTCATCTTACGTGCCAATGTCGCCCTGTCCGGCATAGAAAATTCAAGAATTCGGCTGTACGAGCTTACCATGCTGTCACCGGACGTGCTCTCATTAGTGAAACGATATGAGCAACAAGGCGCGTTGAAAGAAAAAGCCGATTATCTGGAGAGAGAAGGGAAAAATAAATCTGAAGAAGCATTTGACTGGACACCCTGGATCGAGCGGCAGGAGAAGAGAGTGGCGGAGAAGGTGTGGTATGAAATGAACATCATGAATCTCATGACCAGGCGCTGA
- a CDS encoding glutamine synthetase beta-grasp domain-containing protein, whose product MSEKVMAEYIWLDGRRPTAKLRSKTKIVNGPIAKISDLADWGFDGSSTEQAEGHFSDCMLKPVHFVTDPIHKAPHILVLCEVLNADGTPHVSNTRHVLAATAAKYRSHEPLFGIEQEYTLYHKDWPLGWPTSGFPHPQGRYYCGVGYDEVHGRELIMEHVEACLEAGLAISGINAEVMPAQWEFQVGTLSPLEVSDQLWLARWLLYRLGENFSVYAKLDPKPMPGDWNGAGGHTNFSIKSMREDGGLAVIKKTCQKLGQFHKEHLRVYGADNDKRLTGKHETCSIYQFRYGVSDRGASIRIPMATANAGKGYLEDRRPAANLDPYQICTALIETACGDGFNPDKYGWGNFEINNAKPVEIQAEDA is encoded by the coding sequence ATGTCCGAAAAAGTTATGGCCGAGTATATATGGCTGGACGGCCGACGACCCACCGCCAAATTGCGTTCCAAAACAAAAATTGTGAACGGGCCTATAGCCAAAATTAGCGATTTGGCGGATTGGGGTTTTGACGGTTCTTCCACCGAACAGGCCGAAGGTCACTTTAGCGACTGCATGCTGAAACCGGTACATTTTGTCACCGATCCGATACACAAAGCGCCGCACATATTAGTGCTCTGTGAAGTGCTGAATGCCGACGGCACGCCGCACGTTTCCAACACGCGCCATGTGTTAGCCGCAACCGCCGCCAAATACCGGTCTCATGAACCGTTGTTCGGCATTGAGCAAGAATATACTTTATATCATAAAGATTGGCCACTGGGGTGGCCGACGAGCGGTTTCCCGCATCCGCAAGGGCGTTATTATTGTGGCGTCGGTTACGATGAAGTACACGGCCGTGAGCTGATAATGGAACATGTGGAGGCCTGCCTGGAAGCCGGACTCGCCATATCCGGCATTAACGCCGAGGTAATGCCGGCGCAGTGGGAATTCCAGGTCGGCACGCTAAGTCCTTTGGAAGTGAGCGACCAGTTGTGGCTCGCGCGCTGGCTATTGTATCGCTTGGGAGAAAATTTTTCCGTGTATGCCAAACTGGATCCCAAACCCATGCCAGGAGATTGGAACGGCGCCGGTGGCCACACTAATTTTTCAATCAAGAGCATGCGCGAAGACGGCGGTTTAGCAGTCATTAAAAAAACTTGCCAAAAACTGGGCCAATTCCATAAAGAACATTTGCGGGTGTATGGCGCGGATAACGATAAGCGTTTAACCGGCAAACACGAAACTTGCAGTATTTACCAATTCCGTTATGGCGTGTCCGACCGGGGAGCCTCTATCCGCATTCCCATGGCCACGGCCAATGCCGGTAAGGGTTATTTGGAGGACCGCCGGCCAGCGGCGAATCTGGACCCTTACCAAATTTGCACGGCCTTGATCGAAACCGCGTGCGGAGACGGTTTTAATCCGGATAAATACGGCTGGGGTAATTTTGAAATTAATAATGCGAAACCAGTGGAAATCCAGGCAGAGGACGCTTAA
- a CDS encoding DEAD/DEAH box helicase family protein — MALHQKFPQSPYEILDPAIRWFPADENLREKGYEKLLPPLVAELRKKVRDWRLSGYDGASETSKTLLKWWFLTDHPTETSDGEIFLFQYYFAQREAVETIIWLYEIAKARDPYALMQFDSSRAISTSMFSETWTRYVVKMATGSGKTKVLSLILAWCYYHKLYEDDSRLARNFLVITPNIIVLDRIRADFDGLKIFFGDPVLPDNGYQGRNWRDDFQMTLHIQDEIGTVRKTGNIFLTNIHRVYEGAIESASFGDPDTTDYFLGKQPVGATNESKLDLGDIVRNVDELIVLNDEAHHIHDPRLAWFKAIEDIHNRLKMKGGQLALQVDVTATPKHNSGAIFVQTISDYPLVEAIHQNVVKHPVLPDSASRAKLQEHKSAKYTEKYKDYIHLGFLEWKKVYDVHTKLGKKAVLFLMTDDTKNCDEVAEYLENTYAELKDAVLVIHTKNNGEISESVTGKKEEELKILRKAANEIDQLDSPYKAIVSVLMLKEGWDVRNVTTIVGLRAYVAQSNILPEQTLGRGLRRMYRDPDLPELVSVVGTDAFMDFVESIKNEGVEFEHRKMGEGTGPKSPLVVEVDRENMKKDIEKMDIQIPVLTPRIYREYKNLSGLDVAKFGHKKIPIKEFSEEEKREIVFRDIASGDITHKTELDSNFVPNYQSVIGYFTQVIMKELRLVSGYDILYGKVKEFIQGHLFNTRIDLDNLNSLRNLSEIEASRTIFETFKKEINTLTVLDKGETEIRDYIKIGKSRPFVVKDQEYIVPKRSIFNKIIGDSHFELEFASFLENCEDIISYAKNYFAVHFKIDYKNADGSISDYYPDYIVKVRPEEYYVVETKGREDLDDVEKIKRLAQWCVDVNANQKNVVYKMLYVRQEEWETQQQKPRNFQEVVRTWIKK; from the coding sequence ATGGCACTTCATCAAAAGTTTCCACAATCACCATATGAAATTCTTGATCCGGCGATCCGGTGGTTTCCGGCTGATGAGAATTTGCGTGAAAAGGGATATGAAAAACTACTCCCTCCACTCGTTGCCGAACTTCGCAAAAAAGTTCGGGATTGGCGATTGTCCGGTTATGACGGCGCTAGCGAAACAAGCAAAACATTGCTCAAGTGGTGGTTTTTAACTGATCATCCGACAGAAACATCAGACGGCGAGATATTTCTTTTTCAATACTACTTTGCCCAACGAGAGGCGGTGGAAACGATTATTTGGCTGTATGAAATCGCCAAGGCGAGAGATCCATACGCACTTATGCAATTTGATAGCTCGCGGGCGATTTCAACAAGTATGTTTAGCGAGACATGGACGCGATATGTAGTAAAGATGGCAACTGGTAGTGGAAAAACAAAAGTATTGAGTTTGATTTTGGCATGGTGCTACTATCACAAACTTTATGAGGACGATTCGCGGTTGGCCCGCAATTTTCTGGTCATTACGCCCAATATTATCGTTCTTGATCGTATTCGCGCCGATTTTGACGGACTCAAAATATTTTTTGGGGATCCCGTGCTTCCCGACAACGGCTATCAAGGACGGAACTGGCGCGATGATTTTCAAATGACGCTTCATATTCAGGATGAAATTGGCACTGTGCGAAAAACCGGCAATATCTTTCTTACGAACATTCACCGTGTCTACGAGGGCGCGATAGAGTCGGCGAGCTTCGGTGATCCCGATACAACCGATTATTTTCTTGGAAAGCAGCCGGTTGGCGCGACGAACGAATCAAAACTTGATCTTGGGGATATTGTTCGCAATGTGGACGAACTTATTGTGCTAAACGATGAAGCCCACCATATCCACGATCCGCGCTTGGCGTGGTTCAAGGCAATTGAGGATATTCACAATCGGCTCAAGATGAAAGGTGGTCAGCTTGCTTTGCAGGTTGATGTAACGGCTACGCCGAAGCACAACAGCGGCGCAATTTTTGTGCAAACGATAAGCGACTACCCGCTTGTTGAAGCAATCCATCAAAATGTCGTTAAGCACCCTGTTTTGCCGGATTCAGCCAGCCGCGCAAAATTACAGGAACACAAAAGCGCGAAGTATACCGAGAAATATAAAGATTATATCCATCTCGGTTTTCTTGAATGGAAAAAAGTGTACGACGTGCACACTAAGCTCGGCAAAAAAGCAGTCTTATTTTTGATGACAGATGATACAAAAAATTGCGATGAGGTGGCGGAATATCTTGAAAACACCTATGCGGAGCTAAAAGACGCGGTGTTAGTGATTCACACGAAAAACAACGGAGAAATTTCGGAAAGTGTAACTGGCAAAAAAGAGGAAGAACTAAAAATACTGCGTAAGGCGGCTAATGAGATTGATCAGCTCGACAGTCCGTACAAAGCGATTGTTTCGGTGCTTATGCTCAAAGAGGGCTGGGATGTTCGTAATGTAACGACTATTGTCGGCCTACGGGCTTATGTTGCGCAAAGCAACATTCTGCCCGAGCAGACGCTTGGACGAGGTTTGCGCCGAATGTATCGCGATCCGGACTTGCCGGAGCTTGTCAGTGTTGTAGGCACTGACGCATTTATGGATTTTGTGGAATCTATCAAAAACGAGGGAGTTGAATTTGAACACCGCAAGATGGGCGAAGGCACCGGCCCAAAAAGTCCGCTCGTGGTTGAAGTTGATCGCGAGAATATGAAAAAGGACATTGAGAAAATGGATATTCAAATTCCGGTTCTTACTCCCCGCATTTATCGCGAATATAAAAATTTGTCCGGACTTGATGTCGCGAAATTCGGTCATAAAAAAATCCCTATCAAAGAGTTTTCGGAGGAGGAAAAACGAGAGATTGTCTTTCGTGATATAGCGAGCGGAGATATTACCCACAAAACGGAGCTTGATAGCAATTTTGTGCCTAACTATCAAAGCGTAATCGGATATTTTACGCAGGTTATTATGAAAGAACTCCGGCTTGTTTCCGGCTATGACATACTTTACGGCAAGGTTAAGGAGTTTATCCAAGGACATTTATTTAATACGCGTATTGATCTTGATAACCTCAATTCGCTTCGCAATCTATCCGAAATTGAGGCTTCGCGGACGATCTTTGAAACATTCAAAAAAGAAATCAACACGCTCACTGTTTTGGATAAAGGCGAGACGGAAATTCGGGACTATATAAAAATCGGCAAAAGTCGCCCGTTCGTGGTCAAAGATCAGGAGTATATTGTGCCAAAGCGAAGCATTTTTAATAAAATTATTGGTGATAGCCATTTTGAGTTGGAATTCGCGAGCTTTCTTGAAAATTGCGAGGATATAATTTCTTACGCCAAAAACTATTTTGCGGTGCATTTCAAAATTGATTATAAAAACGCGGACGGAAGCATTTCAGATTACTACCCGGATTATATTGTAAAAGTACGCCCTGAAGAATACTATGTCGTTGAAACCAAAGGGCGAGAGGATCTCGATGATGTCGAGAAAATTAAACGGCTTGCTCAATGGTGCGTGGATGTAAACGCGAATCAAAAGAACGTCGTTTACAAAATGCTTTACGTCAGACAGGAAGAATGGGAAACCCAACAACAGAAACCTCGCAATTTTCAAGAAGTTGTTCGGACTTGGATTAAAAAATAA
- a CDS encoding NYN domain-containing protein, with product MISSFVHGKVYVFIDVSNVFYSQRTLGWKVAYAKLMRYLKRECGEGMKCFAYAAVDENNLAERKFLDMLDINGYILRTKALKEIKTNEGNKHKGSLDIELAFEMVELAEKYDTAVLVSGDSDFAPALERLKQRGKRVIVMSTRGRVGKELLNLAKFVDLRKLKAEISQ from the coding sequence ATGATTTCCTCATTCGTCCACGGCAAAGTCTACGTTTTCATCGACGTTTCTAATGTCTTCTATTCGCAGCGCACGCTTGGCTGGAAGGTTGCTTATGCCAAGTTGATGCGGTACCTTAAGCGCGAATGCGGCGAGGGCATGAAGTGTTTCGCTTACGCCGCCGTCGATGAAAACAATCTCGCCGAACGCAAATTCCTTGACATGCTCGATATCAACGGTTATATTCTGCGTACCAAAGCGCTCAAAGAGATTAAAACTAACGAAGGCAATAAACATAAGGGCAGTCTCGACATTGAACTCGCCTTTGAAATGGTGGAGCTCGCGGAGAAATACGATACCGCCGTTCTCGTTTCCGGCGACAGCGATTTTGCGCCCGCTCTGGAGCGGCTTAAACAAAGGGGAAAGCGGGTCATTGTGATGTCTACGCGCGGAAGGGTCGGTAAAGAACTCCTTAACCTCGCGAAATTCGTTGATCTAAGGAAGTTAAAAGCCGAGATCAGCCAATAA
- a CDS encoding permease yields MSIWYPLEQFADWAAFRVFSLGEATRIGESVRFFIYDTLKIFILLFSIALVMGLVNEYFPVEKVRAYLSTKKLYGADYLLAALFGTITPFCSCSSVPLFIGFVRGGIPLGVTLAFLISSPLVDSVVIAMLLGVFGVKVTLIYVMSGILVAVVAGYLLGKMRLEKYLSSWVTQAVMQEVQGVFIQEGNGFSKKLARAARGTWNIVRSVGVYVIIGVGVGAVIHGFVPIGFFETYLPVNSLIAVPVAVMVAVPLYANAAGILPIAQALVDKGIPLGVVLAFMMAAVGLSFPSAIMLKKAMTCRLIAIFYGTITASIIILGYVYTWIL; encoded by the coding sequence ATGAGTATTTGGTACCCGCTTGAACAATTCGCCGATTGGGCGGCATTCCGCGTCTTTTCACTCGGCGAGGCGACCCGCATTGGCGAGAGCGTGCGGTTTTTTATTTACGACACCCTAAAGATATTTATTCTTCTCTTTAGCATAGCGCTCGTCATGGGTTTGGTGAATGAGTATTTTCCCGTGGAAAAGGTGCGTGCGTATCTTAGTACTAAAAAATTATATGGCGCTGATTACTTATTGGCAGCGCTTTTTGGCACTATCACGCCTTTCTGCTCCTGTTCCTCGGTGCCGCTCTTCATAGGGTTCGTGCGCGGCGGCATTCCCTTGGGGGTGACTTTAGCCTTCCTTATCAGCTCGCCGCTAGTCGATTCGGTAGTGATAGCTATGCTTCTGGGTGTATTTGGCGTTAAAGTTACCCTTATTTACGTAATGAGCGGGATACTGGTAGCGGTGGTTGCCGGCTACCTGCTTGGGAAAATGAGGTTAGAAAAGTATTTATCGTCTTGGGTTACGCAAGCCGTAATGCAGGAGGTGCAGGGAGTATTTATTCAGGAAGGTAACGGTTTTTCAAAGAAGCTAGCTCGCGCTGCCAGAGGAACATGGAACATCGTGCGGAGCGTGGGGGTTTATGTAATCATCGGTGTGGGCGTGGGCGCGGTCATTCATGGCTTTGTTCCCATAGGATTTTTTGAAACATATCTCCCTGTGAATAGTCTCATCGCCGTACCGGTTGCCGTCATGGTAGCTGTGCCCCTGTATGCGAATGCGGCAGGGATACTCCCTATTGCGCAAGCGCTGGTAGACAAGGGCATTCCGCTCGGAGTGGTGCTTGCCTTTATGATGGCAGCGGTCGGCCTCTCTTTCCCGTCTGCCATAATGCTCAAGAAAGCGATGACCTGCAGGCTTATCGCCATATTTTATGGCACAATCACGGCGAGCATAATCATACTGGGGTATGTGTACACATGGATATTATAG
- a CDS encoding metalloregulator ArsR/SmtB family transcription factor, whose translation MFIYKRCRCHSSSPALEQGDASLVAAENTLKLLAVPARVRLLLLLSRGAHCVCDLMTHTRMSQTLISHHLADLMAGGVVEKKRAGKYIDYALTAQGKRLIRVLRLLNAPL comes from the coding sequence ATGTTCATATATAAACGTTGTCGTTGTCATTCCTCATCACCGGCGTTAGAGCAAGGAGATGCTTCACTCGTTGCGGCGGAGAATACATTGAAATTGCTTGCGGTGCCTGCGCGCGTGAGACTACTCTTGCTGCTCTCCCGAGGCGCGCACTGCGTGTGCGATTTAATGACGCATACGCGCATGTCCCAAACACTCATATCGCATCACCTGGCCGATCTGATGGCAGGAGGCGTGGTGGAGAAAAAACGCGCTGGCAAGTACATTGATTATGCTCTGACGGCGCAAGGGAAGCGCCTTATTCGCGTATTGCGCTTATTAAATGCACCACTATGA
- a CDS encoding ZIP family metal transporter, with amino-acid sequence MVFPDNPVLAAFYATLFTWGMTAVGAAGVFFFKTIKQRLLDAMLGFTAGVMIAASFWSLLAPSIAMSEKLGILPWMPPAVGFLSGGLFLWLIDKALPHLWFGQPLARVEGIRTSWHRTMLLFLAITFHNFPEGLAIGVAFGAAAQGIDGASWAGAAALALGIGIQNFPEGLAVSLPFRREGLSRWRAFFYGQASALIEPVAAVLGAASVLVMRGILPYALAFAAGAMIYVSVEEIIPASQKNATDVATIGAMIGFTVMMVLDVAFG; translated from the coding sequence ATGGTTTTCCCTGATAATCCAGTCCTTGCCGCGTTTTATGCCACGCTCTTTACCTGGGGCATGACTGCCGTCGGAGCCGCCGGCGTTTTCTTTTTTAAAACAATTAAGCAGAGGCTTTTAGACGCCATGCTTGGCTTCACCGCAGGAGTCATGATTGCGGCGAGTTTTTGGTCGCTGCTTGCGCCTTCCATTGCCATGAGTGAGAAGCTTGGCATACTCCCGTGGATGCCTCCTGCTGTTGGTTTTTTAAGCGGCGGCTTGTTTCTCTGGCTGATTGATAAAGCGCTTCCGCATTTATGGTTCGGTCAGCCGCTTGCGCGCGTGGAAGGCATACGCACGTCCTGGCATAGGACGATGCTCCTTTTTTTGGCGATCACGTTCCATAATTTTCCGGAGGGGCTTGCGATCGGCGTGGCGTTCGGGGCTGCGGCGCAGGGCATAGACGGGGCAAGCTGGGCAGGCGCGGCCGCGCTCGCGCTGGGGATCGGGATACAGAATTTTCCCGAAGGGCTCGCGGTATCGCTTCCGTTCCGTCGGGAAGGATTGAGCCGTTGGCGCGCTTTTTTCTACGGGCAGGCATCCGCGCTCATTGAACCGGTGGCGGCAGTATTGGGTGCGGCGAGCGTGCTCGTCATGCGCGGGATATTGCCGTATGCGCTTGCCTTTGCCGCAGGCGCCATGATTTACGTGTCGGTGGAAGAAATAATCCCTGCATCGCAGAAAAATGCCACGGACGTGGCAACCATCGGGGCCATGATCGGATTTACAGTCATGATGGTGCTTGACGTCGCGTTTGGGTAA